From a single Planctellipticum variicoloris genomic region:
- a CDS encoding SlyX family protein: MTPPVDSEARLQNLESAVAHLQHDFEQLHQVLLSLQGDLRLIGQTLSKFDRRLALLSESPEERSPEEERPPHY; encoded by the coding sequence ATGACTCCCCCCGTCGATTCCGAAGCACGCCTCCAGAACCTGGAGTCGGCGGTCGCCCACCTGCAGCACGACTTCGAGCAACTCCACCAGGTGCTCCTGTCGCTGCAGGGGGATCTGCGGCTGATCGGCCAGACGCTCAGCAAGTTCGACCGTCGGCTGGCCCTGCTCAGCGAATCCCCCGAGGAACGCTCGCCGGAAGAAGAGCGACCGCCGCATTACTGA
- a CDS encoding ZIP family metal transporter codes for MLDSSAGLSALLGLQGIDMLELRRARGRVALLLACFGAGILAPITLRAAEPALGATVLPAWGLTTSLSSTSMLVLYCLAIMGSSLFGGVLPSLVKLTHTRMQLMISLIGGLMLGVGLLHQLPHAIITATPVAGGFAVDWSVRWAMGGLVAMFFLLRMFHFHHHETFESTDEAASPAHAHVHDHDRDHRHDHDSAAGGPSLLPVMPVPACGHTHPHGHPQHAAHVVQAAAGSWIGIAFGLSLHTLMDGLALAAHVEADALHHAGEALPLVGLATFFGIFLHKPLDSLSITSLMAAGGWSRTARMAVNGFYALMCPLGALLFHLGLQQFSSGQAWVVSAGLAFSAGVFLCISLSDLLPEVEFHSHDRLRLSVLLVVGVLMAWGLGFLEPAHEHQHDRATGKSSHSHDHEH; via the coding sequence GTGCTGGATTCCAGCGCGGGACTGTCCGCGCTCCTGGGACTGCAGGGAATTGATATGTTGGAATTGCGGCGGGCTCGCGGCCGGGTGGCCCTGTTGCTGGCCTGTTTCGGGGCCGGGATCCTCGCCCCCATCACGTTGCGGGCGGCGGAGCCGGCGCTCGGCGCGACGGTTCTACCCGCCTGGGGGCTGACCACGTCGCTGTCGTCGACCAGCATGCTGGTCCTGTATTGCCTGGCGATCATGGGGTCGTCGCTGTTCGGCGGCGTCCTGCCGTCGCTGGTCAAGCTGACGCACACCCGCATGCAGCTCATGATCAGCCTGATCGGCGGGCTGATGCTCGGCGTGGGCCTGCTGCACCAGCTTCCGCACGCGATCATCACCGCGACGCCAGTCGCCGGCGGTTTCGCCGTCGACTGGAGCGTCCGCTGGGCGATGGGCGGGCTGGTGGCGATGTTCTTCCTGCTGCGGATGTTCCACTTCCACCACCACGAAACGTTCGAATCGACCGACGAAGCCGCAAGCCCTGCGCACGCTCACGTCCATGACCACGACCGCGACCACCGGCATGACCACGACAGCGCTGCGGGCGGCCCGTCGCTGCTGCCGGTGATGCCCGTCCCCGCCTGCGGGCATACGCATCCCCACGGACATCCGCAGCACGCCGCTCACGTGGTGCAGGCCGCCGCCGGAAGCTGGATCGGCATCGCCTTCGGATTGTCGCTGCACACGCTCATGGACGGTCTGGCGCTGGCGGCTCACGTTGAAGCCGACGCGCTGCATCACGCCGGCGAAGCGCTGCCGCTCGTCGGCCTCGCGACCTTCTTCGGGATCTTCCTGCACAAGCCGCTCGACTCGCTGTCGATCACGTCGCTGATGGCGGCGGGGGGCTGGTCAAGGACGGCCCGGATGGCCGTCAACGGTTTCTATGCGCTGATGTGTCCGCTGGGCGCCCTGCTGTTCCACCTGGGATTGCAGCAGTTTTCGTCGGGCCAGGCCTGGGTCGTCTCGGCGGGGCTGGCCTTTTCCGCGGGCGTCTTCCTGTGCATCTCACTGAGCGATCTGCTCCCCGAAGTCGAGTTCCATTCCCACGACCGCCTGCGGCTGTCAGTCCTGCTCGTCGTCGGCGTCCTGATGGCCTGGGGATTAGGCTTCCTGGAACCCGCCCACGAACACCAGCACGATCGGGCAACCGGAAAGAGCAGTCACAGCCACGATCATGAGCATTGA
- the truA gene encoding tRNA pseudouridine(38-40) synthase TruA, which yields MSPPIRTLRLTLAYDGTNYRGWQIQPNGVSLQAVLERALKKYTGETIKVAASGRTDAGVHAVGQVVSFRTSLPAPCEGFLHGLQNRLPDDMMIRKVEEAPADFHARFDSISKRYRYVIHNSPIRWPFLRNYAHWHRGRLDDLAMHDAVQVLVGTHDFRCFETDWPNRKTSVRTVFEAKVSRYDSAAVPALAGASPVPGDDFVCLDITADGFLYNMVRSIVGSLIHVGRGKWSAADIRQILENQSRRHAGDTAPAQGLYLMEVTYPPDDARPVCAP from the coding sequence ATGTCGCCGCCGATCCGCACCCTCCGCCTGACGCTGGCCTACGACGGCACGAACTACCGCGGCTGGCAGATCCAACCCAACGGCGTCTCGCTGCAGGCGGTCCTCGAACGGGCGTTGAAGAAGTACACGGGTGAAACGATCAAAGTGGCTGCTTCCGGGCGGACCGACGCCGGGGTCCACGCCGTCGGTCAGGTCGTCAGCTTCCGGACGTCGCTTCCCGCTCCTTGCGAGGGTTTTCTCCACGGCCTGCAGAACCGCCTGCCCGACGACATGATGATCCGGAAGGTCGAGGAAGCCCCGGCGGACTTTCACGCCCGCTTTGACTCCATCTCGAAGCGCTATCGCTACGTCATCCACAACAGCCCGATCCGCTGGCCGTTCCTGCGGAACTACGCGCACTGGCACCGCGGCCGGCTGGACGATCTCGCCATGCACGACGCCGTGCAGGTCCTGGTCGGCACGCACGATTTCCGCTGTTTCGAAACCGACTGGCCCAACCGGAAAACCAGCGTCCGGACCGTGTTCGAGGCGAAGGTCTCCCGCTACGACTCGGCGGCGGTCCCCGCACTGGCGGGCGCGTCGCCGGTTCCGGGAGACGACTTCGTCTGCCTGGATATCACGGCGGACGGCTTCCTTTACAATATGGTCCGTTCCATCGTCGGATCGTTGATCCATGTCGGCCGGGGGAAGTGGTCCGCAGCCGACATCCGCCAGATCCTGGAGAACCAGAGCCGGCGGCATGCCGGCGATACGGCGCCGGCGCAGGGGCTCTATCTGATGGAAGTGACTTATCCGCCGGATGACGCCCGGCCGGTGTGCGCGCCGTAG
- a CDS encoding DUF1553 domain-containing protein has product MPRVFCLALLVFAVLTPATAADPESPLDFNRDVRPILSNHCWNCHGPDEATREAGLRLDLRASALEKSAEGQPAIVPGDIKASALVARIEARDDGQMPPASFEKPLTPAQQAILKRWIAEGAPYAEHWAFTPPQAAELPTVRQTDWLRNEVDRFVLQKLEATGLSPSLEADRSTWLRRVTLDLTGLPPTPEERSAFLADTSPAAYENIVDRLLESPRYAERMAMHWLDAGRYADTNGYNNDEVRTLWPWRDWVIDAFARNLPYDQFLTEQLAGDLLPDATLGQKVATGFNRNHVLTTEGGIIQEEYRVEYVADRVHTTATVFMALSLQCARCHDHKYDPFSQRDYYRFAAYFDNVPDKVVPYSQGRMAEPLLKVPSPAQQATQRNLEARRDELASLLKARAAQIEPDLARWEASLTPEQIDKAGPVGLVAHFPLDEAEGPNVANAVTGGLAGLVEGKYVSAGGKLGRSLEFDGATHVSAGETGAFESDQSCSLAAWIFPTSAEPSTVLSKMDEANAHRGYDLILEGGKVASHFVHHWPDRAFKVVTKQAVSLNAWHHVLVTYDGSRKATGLKIYVDGQPQELDVTTNNTLDDPLQTDKPFHIGRRHAAAPFRGRIDDVRLYSAVLSAEEAAQLAKGETLGGLKEILALAPADRSPDQAARLKAYYLDQVDPQSRDWQTELASIPAKLTDLDKAIPVTMVMAEMSPRRATHILKRGQYDQPGEEVQPGVLGVFPDLPTEAASRLELARWLTHPKHPLTARVAVNRWWELLFGTGLVETAEDFGVQGALPSHPELLDWLATELVRRKWNTREILKLMVLSATYRQSSNATPKLLERDPRNRLLARGPRYRLPAETVRDNALAISGLLVEKVGGPSVKPYQPEGLWEDVSVERRDKYAPDLGDGLYRRSMYTFWKRTCPPPGMAAFDAPDREICVIRRARTNTPLQALVLLNDPTYVEAARKLAERVLLSEVDDDGRLDAAFQLALCRSPHADEAAILRQVRQTATKRFEADNAAAEKLLAIGHSPRSDKLNAVELAAWTTVTSLILNLDETISKN; this is encoded by the coding sequence ATGCCGCGGGTTTTCTGCCTGGCTCTGCTCGTGTTCGCCGTACTGACGCCGGCAACGGCCGCCGACCCGGAAAGTCCACTGGACTTCAACCGCGACGTCCGGCCGATTCTGTCCAATCATTGCTGGAACTGTCACGGCCCGGACGAAGCCACGCGCGAAGCCGGGCTCCGGCTCGATCTGCGTGCTTCTGCGCTGGAGAAGTCGGCGGAAGGCCAGCCTGCGATCGTCCCCGGCGACATCAAGGCGAGCGCCCTGGTGGCTCGCATCGAAGCCCGCGACGACGGTCAGATGCCGCCGGCATCGTTCGAAAAACCACTGACTCCCGCCCAGCAGGCGATTCTGAAACGCTGGATCGCCGAGGGAGCGCCGTACGCTGAACACTGGGCCTTCACACCCCCTCAAGCCGCAGAGTTGCCGACGGTCCGGCAAACGGACTGGCTGCGAAACGAGGTGGACCGCTTCGTCCTGCAGAAGCTCGAAGCCACGGGGCTGTCGCCGTCCCTGGAAGCGGACCGGAGTACCTGGCTGCGCCGGGTGACCCTCGACCTGACCGGCCTGCCGCCGACGCCTGAGGAGCGCAGCGCCTTTCTCGCCGACACTTCCCCTGCGGCCTATGAAAACATCGTCGACCGGCTGCTGGAATCGCCCCGGTACGCCGAGCGGATGGCGATGCACTGGCTCGACGCCGGCCGCTACGCCGACACCAACGGCTACAACAACGACGAAGTGCGTACGCTCTGGCCGTGGCGCGACTGGGTGATCGACGCCTTCGCCCGCAATCTGCCCTACGACCAGTTTCTGACGGAGCAGCTCGCCGGAGATCTGCTCCCCGACGCCACGCTCGGTCAGAAGGTCGCGACCGGTTTCAACCGGAATCACGTCCTCACCACCGAGGGGGGGATCATTCAGGAAGAGTACCGCGTCGAGTACGTCGCCGATCGCGTCCACACCACGGCGACAGTCTTCATGGCCCTGTCGCTGCAGTGCGCCCGGTGCCACGATCACAAGTACGATCCCTTCTCGCAGCGCGACTACTATCGGTTTGCCGCCTACTTCGACAACGTTCCTGACAAAGTCGTCCCCTACAGCCAGGGACGAATGGCCGAGCCGCTGCTGAAGGTCCCTTCACCCGCCCAGCAGGCGACGCAGCGGAATCTGGAAGCCCGTCGGGATGAGCTGGCGTCGCTGCTGAAAGCACGCGCCGCACAGATCGAGCCAGATCTGGCGCGGTGGGAAGCGTCGCTGACGCCGGAGCAGATCGACAAAGCCGGCCCGGTCGGACTGGTCGCTCACTTCCCGCTGGATGAGGCGGAAGGGCCAAACGTCGCGAATGCGGTGACCGGGGGACTGGCCGGTCTGGTTGAAGGCAAGTACGTTTCCGCCGGGGGAAAGCTTGGGCGCTCGCTGGAATTCGACGGCGCGACCCACGTGTCAGCCGGAGAAACTGGGGCGTTTGAGAGCGATCAGTCTTGCTCGCTGGCGGCGTGGATTTTTCCCACGAGCGCTGAACCCTCCACCGTCCTGTCGAAAATGGACGAAGCGAACGCCCATCGGGGTTACGACTTGATCCTCGAAGGAGGCAAGGTCGCCAGCCACTTCGTCCATCACTGGCCCGACCGGGCGTTCAAGGTGGTGACGAAACAGGCCGTCTCGCTCAATGCCTGGCATCACGTTCTCGTGACCTACGACGGCTCGCGGAAGGCGACGGGACTCAAGATCTACGTCGACGGCCAGCCGCAGGAACTCGACGTCACCACCAACAACACGCTGGACGACCCGCTGCAGACCGATAAGCCGTTCCATATCGGCCGCCGACATGCTGCAGCCCCCTTCCGTGGCCGAATTGACGACGTCCGGCTGTATTCGGCGGTGCTCTCTGCCGAGGAAGCAGCCCAGCTCGCAAAGGGAGAAACGCTCGGCGGGCTCAAGGAGATTCTGGCCCTTGCACCTGCGGACCGTTCGCCGGACCAGGCGGCACGACTGAAAGCTTACTACCTCGATCAGGTCGATCCGCAGTCCCGGGATTGGCAGACCGAGCTGGCGTCGATCCCGGCAAAGCTGACGGATCTCGACAAGGCAATTCCTGTCACGATGGTCATGGCGGAGATGTCCCCCCGCCGGGCGACCCACATCCTCAAGCGGGGTCAGTACGATCAACCGGGCGAAGAAGTCCAGCCGGGCGTGCTCGGCGTTTTCCCGGACCTGCCGACCGAAGCCGCCAGCCGGCTCGAGCTGGCCCGCTGGCTGACGCACCCCAAGCATCCGCTGACCGCCCGCGTCGCCGTCAACCGCTGGTGGGAGCTGCTCTTCGGAACCGGCCTCGTCGAAACCGCCGAGGACTTCGGCGTCCAGGGCGCCCTTCCCAGCCACCCCGAACTGCTCGACTGGCTGGCCACCGAATTGGTCCGGCGAAAGTGGAACACCCGCGAGATCCTCAAACTGATGGTCCTTTCCGCGACATATCGGCAATCATCAAACGCCACCCCCAAGTTGCTGGAACGGGATCCCCGGAACCGCCTGCTGGCGCGCGGGCCGCGGTATCGGCTCCCGGCCGAGACCGTCCGCGACAATGCCCTGGCGATCAGCGGTCTGCTCGTCGAGAAGGTTGGCGGCCCCAGCGTGAAGCCCTATCAGCCGGAAGGACTGTGGGAAGACGTCTCGGTCGAACGCCGGGACAAATACGCACCGGATCTGGGGGACGGCCTCTACCGGCGGAGCATGTATACGTTCTGGAAACGGACCTGCCCGCCTCCCGGCATGGCGGCGTTCGACGCCCCCGACCGCGAGATCTGTGTCATCCGCCGGGCGCGGACGAATACGCCCCTGCAGGCGCTGGTGTTGCTCAACGATCCGACGTACGTCGAAGCCGCCCGCAAACTGGCGGAGCGAGTTCTGCTGTCTGAGGTCGATGACGACGGCCGCCTGGACGCAGCCTTCCAGCTTGCCCTCTGCCGATCACCCCACGCGGACGAGGCCGCCATCCTGCGACAGGTCCGGCAAACGGCAACAAAACGCTTCGAAGCGGACAATGCCGCCGCGGAGAAACTGCTGGCGATCGGTCACTCACCGCGATCGGACAAGCTCAACGCCGTAGAACTGGCCGCCTGGACGACAGTGACCAGTTTGATTCTGAATCTGGATGAAACGATTTCGAAGAACTGA
- a CDS encoding 2-isopropylmalate synthase, with protein sequence MSADIVTIFDTTLRDGEQSPGCSMTTPEKLKVAEALVELGVDVIEAGFPIASPGDFEAVQAIARKYGDRAVICGLARCRKEDIERAGAALVDAQQKRIHVFLATSSIHRQFKLKMAKEEIVKATIEHVKLAREFTDNVEFSPEDAARTELDFLTEVVEAAIEAGATTVNIPDTVGYATPSQYFNCITHLKQHVRNIDRAVISTHCHNDLGLAVANSLAAVEAGARQIECTINGLGERAGNASLEEVVMALRTRQDYYKVGTRINTTKLCGISRLVSSVTGMMVQRNKAIVGQNAFAHEAGIHQHGMLQDRSTYEIMRPEDVGYIGQNLVLGKHSGRHAFRSRVEELGYKLDDATFQRVFDDFIVLCDKKKNVYDADIVALIENRTSDAPDRWKLEKFHIVAGIGTTPTATVELKNDQGETLCDAAIGDGPVDAVCQAIERIIGIDAKLEGFQVRSISEGQEAQGEVTVTAMVGGQRYHGKGVSTDIIEASARAFLQAMNKAAGQQPAEA encoded by the coding sequence ATGTCCGCCGACATTGTCACCATTTTCGATACGACGCTCCGCGATGGGGAACAGTCCCCCGGCTGCAGCATGACCACGCCCGAAAAGCTGAAGGTCGCGGAGGCGCTGGTCGAGCTCGGCGTCGACGTGATCGAGGCCGGTTTCCCGATCGCCTCGCCGGGCGACTTCGAAGCGGTCCAGGCGATCGCCCGCAAATACGGCGACCGGGCGGTGATCTGCGGCCTGGCCCGCTGCCGCAAGGAAGACATCGAACGGGCCGGGGCCGCCCTCGTCGATGCGCAGCAGAAGCGGATTCACGTTTTCCTCGCGACCAGCTCAATCCATCGTCAGTTCAAACTGAAAATGGCCAAGGAAGAGATCGTCAAAGCGACGATCGAGCACGTGAAGCTCGCCCGCGAGTTCACCGACAACGTCGAGTTCTCCCCGGAAGACGCCGCCCGCACGGAACTCGACTTCCTGACCGAAGTGGTCGAGGCGGCCATCGAGGCCGGGGCGACCACGGTCAACATTCCCGACACCGTCGGCTACGCCACTCCGTCGCAGTACTTCAACTGCATCACGCACCTCAAGCAGCACGTGCGGAACATCGACCGGGCAGTCATCAGCACCCACTGCCACAACGATCTCGGCCTCGCGGTGGCCAACAGCCTCGCCGCGGTCGAAGCGGGCGCCCGGCAGATCGAATGCACAATCAACGGCCTGGGCGAGCGGGCCGGGAATGCGTCGCTCGAAGAGGTCGTGATGGCCCTCCGGACGCGGCAGGACTATTACAAGGTCGGCACGCGGATCAACACGACCAAGCTCTGCGGCATCAGCCGGCTGGTCTCCAGCGTAACGGGGATGATGGTTCAGCGGAACAAGGCGATCGTCGGCCAGAACGCCTTCGCCCACGAAGCCGGCATTCATCAGCACGGCATGCTGCAGGACCGTTCGACGTACGAGATCATGCGGCCCGAAGACGTCGGGTACATCGGGCAGAATCTGGTGCTCGGCAAGCACAGCGGCCGCCACGCCTTCCGCAGCCGGGTGGAAGAGCTCGGTTACAAGCTCGACGACGCCACCTTCCAGCGCGTGTTCGACGACTTCATCGTGCTGTGCGACAAGAAGAAAAACGTTTACGACGCGGATATCGTTGCGCTGATCGAGAACCGCACCAGCGACGCCCCCGACCGCTGGAAGCTGGAGAAATTCCACATCGTCGCCGGCATCGGCACGACGCCGACGGCGACGGTGGAGCTGAAGAACGACCAGGGAGAGACCCTCTGCGACGCCGCGATCGGCGACGGCCCGGTGGATGCGGTCTGCCAGGCGATCGAGCGGATCATCGGCATCGACGCCAAGCTGGAAGGCTTCCAGGTCCGGAGCATTTCCGAGGGTCAGGAAGCCCAGGGCGAAGTGACCGTCACGGCAATGGTCGGCGGCCAGCGGTACCACGGCAAGGGGGTGAGCACCGACATCATCGAAGCCAGCGCCCGCGCATTTCTGCAGGCGATGAACAAGGCGGCGGGGCAGCAACCGGCAGAGGCCTAA